A single window of Malus sylvestris chromosome 5, drMalSylv7.2, whole genome shotgun sequence DNA harbors:
- the LOC126621774 gene encoding uncharacterized protein LOC126621774, producing MRAMVSGLRKRVALRRKLQILRSLTKTKSVKRTSIVVDALPHIYMLKLKLEEVHREYSHLMAIKTDYINLIKHLQVREEVKVEKIEKGFHVRVKCEKAKDTLVSVLEVFEEMGLNVVQARVSCNNNFSMEAIAVVADHQNQEKLDVIVVTQTILRATKINQDGKETHE from the exons ATGAGAGCAATGGTCTCCGGGCTGCGGAAGAGAGTAGCATTGCGCCGAAAGCTTCAAATTCTAAGGAGCCTTACCAAGACAAAATCC GTCAAGAGGACCTCCATAGTCGTGGATGCTTTACCCCACATTTATATGCTGAAACTCAAGCTTGAAGAAGTCCACAGAGAGTACTCGCATCTCATGGCTATCAAGACAGATTACATAAACCTAATCAAACATCTTCAAGTCCGcgag GAAGTGAAGGTAGAGAAGATTGAGAAAGGGTTTCATGTGAGAGTGAAGTGTGAGAAAGCAAAGGACACTCTGGTTTCAGTTTTGGAGGTATTTGAAGAAATGGGTCTCAATGTTGTGCAAGCTAGAGTTTCATGCAACAACAATTTTTCTATGGAAGCCATTGCAGTTGTAGCTGATCACCAAAACCAAGAAAAGCTGGATGTGATAGTTGTGACACAGACAATACTTAGGGCCACCAAGATTAATCAAGATGGAAAGGAGACGCATGAATGA